The proteins below are encoded in one region of uncultured Eubacteriales bacterium:
- the yhfW gene encoding putative mutase (Evidence 3 : Function proposed based on presence of conserved amino acid motif, structural feature or limited homology; Product type pe : putative enzyme), which translates to MGRFIVIVLDGFGVGYMEDTAVVRPADMGADTWRHIAASTPGLSLPRLEELGLMNIAGFETDTMRLSPTATWSKAALTHQGADTFWGHQEIMGTRPRKPVEEPFAVRLESTKAALEQAGFRVEVHTAPQGGRLLVVNSAVTVADNIECDPGQAVNVTAAIDDIAFEDVLKIGRIVRGQVFVSRVIAFGGRGVHLPRMLAAIEENPAASLIGVNAPASGVYNDDYHCVHMGYGVDAATQVATILPSHGVPVFLVGKVADIVENPQPSHSYSIVPTPEVMAKTLELIVHDPNSFICTNVQETDLCGHRENVAEYVRILKEADAGLIPILDAMSPDDILVVMADHGNDPTIGHPHHTREYVPLMVRGGSLRPGPFPLRATLSDVGATVADYFGAPAPENGTSFLPDLLR; encoded by the coding sequence ATGGGAAGATTTATTGTAATTGTACTGGACGGCTTTGGCGTGGGCTATATGGAAGATACCGCAGTCGTCCGTCCCGCCGACATGGGGGCCGACACATGGCGGCACATCGCCGCCTCGACCCCCGGCCTAAGCTTGCCCCGGCTCGAGGAACTGGGCCTCATGAACATTGCCGGGTTTGAGACCGATACCATGCGCCTCAGCCCCACAGCTACCTGGTCAAAAGCCGCCCTGACTCACCAGGGGGCGGACACCTTCTGGGGCCACCAGGAGATCATGGGCACGCGCCCCCGCAAGCCGGTGGAGGAACCCTTCGCCGTCCGGCTGGAGTCCACCAAGGCCGCTCTGGAGCAGGCCGGTTTCCGCGTAGAGGTCCACACCGCTCCCCAAGGCGGGCGGCTCCTGGTGGTCAACAGTGCCGTCACCGTGGCCGACAACATCGAGTGCGACCCCGGTCAGGCAGTGAATGTCACCGCCGCCATCGACGACATTGCTTTTGAGGACGTGCTAAAGATCGGCCGCATCGTCAGGGGACAGGTTTTTGTCTCCCGGGTAATCGCCTTCGGCGGGCGGGGGGTGCACCTGCCCAGGATGCTCGCCGCCATTGAGGAGAACCCCGCCGCCAGTCTCATCGGCGTTAATGCCCCCGCCTCCGGCGTCTATAATGACGATTACCACTGCGTCCACATGGGGTACGGTGTGGACGCGGCCACCCAGGTGGCCACCATCCTGCCCAGCCACGGCGTCCCCGTCTTCCTGGTGGGCAAGGTGGCCGACATCGTGGAGAATCCCCAGCCATCGCACAGCTATTCCATCGTCCCCACTCCAGAGGTTATGGCCAAAACGCTGGAGCTCATAGTGCACGACCCAAATTCCTTCATTTGCACCAACGTGCAGGAGACCGATCTCTGCGGTCACCGGGAGAACGTGGCCGAGTATGTCCGTATCCTCAAGGAGGCCGACGCGGGGCTGATCCCCATTTTGGACGCCATGTCCCCGGACGACATTCTGGTGGTCATGGCCGATCACGGGAACGACCCCACTATCGGCCACCCCCACCACACCAGGGAGTACGTCCCTCTTATGGTACGCGGCGGCAGTCTCCGCCCCGGCCCCTTTCCCCTGCGCGCCACCCTGTCCGATGTGGGGGCCACCGTGGCCGACTACTTTGGTGCTCCCGCCCCCGAGAACGGGACCAGCTTTCTCCCTGACCTCTTACGATAA
- the yhfS gene encoding conserved hypothetical protein (Evidence 4 : Homologs of previously reported genes of unknown function) produces the protein MEITTYPLQSISMEQAKALQFKVIDVITRHFNGREVLSSGDLGVVPGLNKPVTTKKAEEAIAEIFGAERALLVRGSGTGALRWALLSILRPGDTLLVHEAPVYPTTQVTAEGMGLNLLCANYNDPASIEQVVSAHKGEIKGVLVQLTRQKIDDSYNLEAVLLQLKSLMPETPIVTDDNYAAMKVEKIGCQAGADLSSFSCFKLLGPEGVGVLVGARRYIDVAEKWQYSGGSQVQGHEAMAVLRGLTYAPVALAVQSEVNEELVCRLNAGELPGVRRAFLANAQSKVLLVEFDGDCAEAVLRVTPELGAASHPVGSESIYEFAPMIYRVSGTFRAQDPSLERRMVRINPMRSGADTILRILGEALARVQGGK, from the coding sequence ATGGAAATCACGACTTACCCGCTCCAATCCATCTCTATGGAGCAGGCAAAGGCCCTGCAATTCAAGGTCATCGACGTCATCACCCGCCACTTCAACGGGCGTGAGGTTCTATCTTCGGGGGATCTGGGGGTAGTGCCGGGGCTAAACAAACCGGTAACCACCAAAAAGGCGGAGGAGGCCATCGCTGAGATTTTCGGGGCCGAGCGTGCCCTGCTGGTTCGGGGGTCGGGCACCGGCGCACTGCGCTGGGCCCTCCTCTCCATCCTCCGTCCCGGGGATACCCTTCTCGTCCACGAGGCCCCCGTCTACCCCACTACCCAAGTAACGGCGGAGGGCATGGGGCTCAACCTCCTCTGTGCCAACTACAATGATCCTGCCTCCATCGAGCAGGTGGTCTCCGCTCATAAGGGGGAGATCAAGGGCGTCCTTGTCCAGCTCACCCGCCAGAAGATTGACGACAGCTACAACTTAGAGGCCGTTCTCCTCCAGCTCAAGAGCCTAATGCCGGAAACCCCCATCGTTACCGATGACAACTATGCCGCCATGAAGGTTGAGAAGATTGGCTGCCAGGCCGGGGCGGACCTCTCGTCTTTTTCCTGTTTCAAACTCCTGGGGCCCGAGGGGGTAGGCGTGCTCGTAGGCGCCCGGCGATATATCGACGTGGCCGAGAAGTGGCAGTACTCCGGCGGCAGCCAGGTCCAGGGTCATGAGGCGATGGCCGTCCTGCGGGGCCTCACTTACGCCCCTGTGGCCCTTGCCGTCCAGAGCGAGGTAAACGAGGAGCTGGTTTGCCGCCTGAACGCCGGGGAGCTGCCGGGCGTACGGCGGGCCTTCCTAGCCAACGCCCAGAGCAAGGTCCTCCTGGTGGAGTTCGACGGCGACTGCGCTGAGGCTGTCCTGCGTGTCACCCCGGAGCTGGGCGCCGCTTCTCATCCCGTAGGCAGCGAGTCCATCTACGAGTTCGCTCCCATGATCTACCGCGTCAGCGGCACCTTCCGCGCCCAGGACCCCAGTCTGGAGCGCAGGATGGTGCGGATTAACCCCATGCGCAGCGGTGCGGACACCATCCTCCGCATCCTGGGGGAGGCACTGGCGCGGGTACAGGGGGGGAAGTAG
- the aroQ gene encoding 3-dehydroquinate dehydratase — translation MKFLVINGPNLNLLGQREPDIYGRQDYAALCRMAEEYAVAHGSTAVCWQSNHEGAIIDTIQAAQGAYDGIIINPGAYTHYSYAIHDALKAIAVPAVEVHISDIHSREEFRRISVTAPACVGQISGQGFEGYTMAMDLLLEGKA, via the coding sequence ATGAAATTTCTGGTTATTAACGGACCCAATCTGAACCTGCTGGGTCAGCGGGAGCCGGATATTTACGGGCGGCAGGACTACGCCGCCCTGTGCCGCATGGCGGAGGAGTATGCCGTCGCCCACGGTTCCACGGCAGTCTGCTGGCAGAGTAATCATGAGGGGGCCATCATCGATACCATCCAGGCCGCCCAAGGGGCGTATGACGGCATCATCATCAATCCCGGGGCCTACACTCACTATAGCTACGCCATCCACGATGCATTGAAGGCCATCGCCGTTCCCGCCGTGGAGGTACACATTTCGGATATCCACAGCCGGGAAGAGTTTCGCAGAATATCGGTCACCGCCCCGGCCTGCGTGGGGCAGATCTCGGGGCAGGGATTTGAAGGGTACACCATGGCTATGGACCTCCTGCTGGAGGGAAAGGCATGA
- the aroK gene encoding Shikimate kinase — MNIVLIGMPGSGKSTVGAILAGRTGRRLIETDAIIEEREGETIPAIFAGRGEGCFREAESAAVRDAAGEEYAVIATGGGVILRPENMAALAETGVVFFLDRDPADIAEENHGGRPLLAGDKNRAFELYTQRIKLYREYASYIIPAGKTPEESLERLMETMEREGLL; from the coding sequence GTGAACATTGTACTGATCGGGATGCCCGGCTCGGGCAAGTCCACCGTGGGGGCCATACTTGCCGGGCGCACCGGACGGCGGCTCATTGAGACCGACGCCATTATCGAGGAGCGGGAGGGGGAGACTATTCCTGCCATCTTCGCAGGCCGGGGCGAGGGCTGTTTCCGGGAAGCGGAGAGCGCGGCGGTGCGCGACGCGGCGGGGGAGGAATACGCAGTTATCGCCACGGGGGGCGGGGTGATCCTACGCCCGGAAAATATGGCGGCCCTGGCGGAGACAGGGGTGGTCTTCTTTCTGGACCGGGACCCGGCAGACATCGCCGAGGAGAATCACGGGGGCCGGCCTCTGCTGGCGGGGGATAAAAACCGTGCATTCGAACTGTATACACAGCGCATAAAGCTCTACAGAGAATACGCTTCGTATATTATCCCGGCTGGGAAGACGCCGGAGGAGAGCTTGGAGCGGCTGATGGAGACCATGGAGCGGGAGGGCTTACTATGA
- a CDS encoding conserved hypothetical protein (Evidence 4 : Homologs of previously reported genes of unknown function), which translates to MKPTGNEQVRDLLMKKSGQAVSFLAGELLKIGVGDRVPTFSQFAERRDFSRGTLQNAMAALEQLGAVALEKHGHMGTLLMGKNTDLLLDCAGVNYVSGTMPLPYTKCYEGLATGLFNTISERSRMSMDIAYMRGSEKRLLAVAAGRYDFAVTSRLSARKALERGMEIELLRDFGPESYLKGQSLIFRDRDATEITPGMRVGVDDTSLDHMELTYAVVGDIPVKLVHINYSQIFPLLEQGEIDAAVWNLDTVLEHRPNINYKKLNLSRDNDENTAVLVVSARRAAIRAVLDEYLDVDAILEQQRQVIAHERYPNY; encoded by the coding sequence ATGAAACCAACGGGAAACGAACAGGTCAGAGACCTGCTGATGAAAAAATCGGGGCAGGCCGTCTCCTTTCTGGCCGGCGAACTGCTGAAAATCGGCGTGGGCGACCGGGTCCCTACCTTCTCGCAATTCGCCGAGCGGCGGGACTTCTCCCGCGGCACCCTGCAGAACGCGATGGCCGCCCTGGAGCAGCTGGGCGCGGTGGCCCTGGAAAAGCACGGCCACATGGGCACCCTGCTGATGGGGAAGAACACCGACCTGCTTTTGGATTGCGCGGGGGTAAACTATGTATCCGGGACCATGCCCCTTCCGTACACCAAGTGCTACGAGGGTCTTGCCACCGGCCTTTTCAACACCATAAGCGAGCGCAGCCGCATGTCGATGGACATCGCCTATATGCGCGGCTCGGAAAAGCGCCTCCTGGCCGTCGCCGCCGGGCGGTATGATTTTGCCGTCACCTCCCGTCTCTCAGCCCGTAAGGCCCTGGAGCGTGGTATGGAGATCGAGCTGCTGCGGGACTTCGGCCCCGAGAGCTACCTGAAGGGACAGAGTCTCATTTTCCGGGACAGGGACGCCACCGAGATCACTCCGGGTATGCGGGTGGGCGTGGATGACACCTCCCTGGACCATATGGAGCTCACCTACGCCGTGGTGGGGGACATCCCGGTCAAGCTGGTTCACATTAACTACAGCCAAATCTTCCCCCTGCTGGAACAGGGTGAAATCGACGCGGCGGTGTGGAACCTGGACACCGTGCTGGAGCACCGCCCAAACATCAACTATAAAAAGCTCAACCTGAGCCGGGACAATGATGAAAACACCGCCGTCCTGGTGGTGAGCGCCCGGCGCGCCGCTATCCGTGCGGTGCTGGACGAGTACCTGGACGTGGACGCCATCCTGGAGCAACAGCGCCAGGTCATTGCCCACGAGCGGTACCCCAACTATTGA
- the spoIIID gene encoding Stage III sporulation protein D produces the protein MKGNIEERACQLALYIIENKATVRAAAQKFGISKSTVHKDLSERLPAFNKPLFLQVKGVLDENKAERHIRGGIATRKKYKGN, from the coding sequence TTGAAGGGGAACATCGAGGAGCGCGCCTGTCAGCTGGCGCTTTACATCATAGAGAACAAAGCGACGGTGCGCGCGGCCGCCCAGAAGTTCGGCATCTCCAAATCCACCGTACATAAGGACCTGTCGGAGCGCCTACCCGCCTTCAATAAGCCCCTCTTTCTCCAGGTCAAGGGCGTGCTTGACGAGAACAAGGCAGAACGGCATATTCGCGGCGGCATCGCCACGAGAAAAAAATACAAGGGCAACTAA
- a CDS encoding putative PRD domain protein (Evidence 3 : Function proposed based on presence of conserved amino acid motif, structural feature or limited homology) translates to MDALDLRLQILNQSGLLSDSHVHTATALRQLFLRRYGIELTEENSSAFFTHFCMALHRLESGESIEPVSALIYEEIQDQYDYENADLIAEELDRCIVALPDWERGYVLMHLIVLLGNIRRAYDEEILNGR, encoded by the coding sequence ATGGATGCTTTAGACCTGCGCCTCCAGATCCTCAACCAGTCCGGCCTTCTTTCCGACAGCCACGTCCACACAGCCACCGCCCTGCGGCAGCTCTTCCTTCGGCGGTACGGCATCGAGCTGACGGAGGAGAATTCCTCCGCCTTTTTTACCCACTTCTGCATGGCGCTCCACCGTCTGGAGAGCGGGGAGTCGATCGAGCCGGTCAGCGCCCTCATCTATGAAGAGATCCAGGACCAGTATGACTACGAGAACGCCGATCTCATTGCCGAGGAGCTGGACCGCTGCATTGTCGCTCTCCCCGACTGGGAGCGGGGCTATGTTCTCATGCACCTGATCGTCCTCCTGGGCAACATCCGCCGTGCCTACGATGAGGAGATCCTGAACGGCCGGTAA
- a CDS encoding conserved membrane hypothetical protein (Evidence 4 : Homologs of previously reported genes of unknown function): MVFQINALTVIVMALLGAACTYLANQNIAVFNDGIRPVYPQYFNGTMDRKSLFATSFALSFGLVIGFGLPTSIAGGIIIVHTIMLACDILGAAFPDKGVYVWISTAVGALFGVVLMFGMQGIINVFALMPIDFLGSLSTVGSLIVVTFCVFPAMAVAYQSGFKSGIIVFALTMLIKQVVAVYGKFTVGGVSITLNADGMTLLFAIIAMVVSAMLHSKKTEGSAAAAFSVFEDNIKRIRKNIVVLAVSGGIVALATTLLLIAEGPASLTLTAQGSYGEAAIVALGRCLGFIPLVMTTAIISGVYSPAGTKALHVPAILFINMGIMGMVGSFVVGALIMVIEVLLLGFIAKGLDKFPGMKEVGDNTRTAMSKVLDLALLLGGCLAANAIAPTLGYIWIFGLYFLNQTAKKPVPTMAIGPIGAILLGILVNLLHVIGLFPIAA, from the coding sequence ATGGTATTCCAGATCAACGCGCTGACCGTCATCGTCATGGCTCTTCTGGGTGCGGCGTGCACCTACCTCGCAAACCAGAACATCGCCGTCTTCAACGACGGCATCCGCCCGGTGTATCCCCAGTACTTCAACGGCACGATGGACCGCAAGAGTCTCTTCGCCACCAGCTTTGCCCTATCCTTTGGCCTAGTCATCGGCTTTGGCCTGCCCACATCCATCGCCGGCGGCATCATCATTGTTCACACCATTATGCTGGCCTGCGACATCCTGGGCGCCGCCTTCCCCGATAAGGGCGTCTACGTCTGGATCTCCACCGCGGTGGGTGCTCTCTTCGGCGTGGTGCTGATGTTCGGCATGCAGGGCATCATCAATGTCTTCGCCCTCATGCCCATCGACTTCCTGGGCAGCCTGTCCACCGTGGGCTCCCTCATCGTAGTCACCTTCTGCGTGTTCCCCGCCATGGCTGTCGCCTATCAGTCCGGCTTTAAGTCCGGCATCATCGTCTTCGCCCTCACCATGCTGATCAAGCAGGTGGTCGCAGTCTACGGCAAGTTCACCGTGGGCGGGGTCTCCATCACCCTCAATGCCGACGGCATGACCCTTCTGTTCGCCATCATCGCAATGGTAGTCAGCGCCATGCTGCACAGCAAGAAGACCGAGGGCAGCGCCGCCGCCGCTTTCTCCGTCTTTGAGGACAACATCAAGAGGATTCGTAAGAATATCGTGGTCCTGGCCGTCTCCGGCGGTATCGTAGCTCTGGCCACCACTTTGCTCCTCATCGCCGAGGGCCCCGCCTCCCTGACCCTGACTGCCCAAGGCAGCTACGGTGAGGCGGCCATCGTCGCCCTGGGCCGCTGCCTGGGCTTTATTCCCCTGGTCATGACCACCGCCATCATCTCGGGTGTATACTCCCCCGCCGGCACCAAGGCCCTGCACGTACCCGCCATCCTGTTTATCAACATGGGCATCATGGGTATGGTCGGCTCCTTCGTGGTGGGCGCGCTCATCATGGTCATTGAGGTCCTCCTCCTGGGCTTTATCGCCAAGGGTCTCGACAAGTTCCCCGGCATGAAGGAGGTTGGCGACAACACCCGCACCGCCATGAGCAAGGTCCTGGACCTGGCGCTCCTGCTGGGCGGCTGTCTGGCGGCAAACGCCATCGCTCCAACTCTGGGCTACATCTGGATTTTCGGCCTGTACTTCCTCAACCAGACCGCCAAGAAACCTGTGCCAACCATGGCCATCGGCCCCATCGGCGCGATTCTGCTTGGCATCCTGGTGAACCTACTGCATGTGATCGGCCTGTTCCCCATCGCCGCCTGA
- the aroE gene encoding Shikimate dehydrogenase, with protein MKKLCVIGDPVAHSKSPLIHTAMLKELGLDYVYLHQQVKRGETESWVERARAEGYAGFNATMPHKEALVPLMDELDEDAGMYGSVNTVCMRDGKLYGHNTDGRGFFAALADEGISVAGKNILLLGAGGAAKAVALKLAQQGAGRVTVCNRTVSKAEELCKQDPAVLAPADFSAGTLTRLAEESELLVNCSSLGMEETGGRFEDLSFLEALPSRAAVCDLIYFPAETELLRAARRLGHHTVNGLGMLLWQAIFALEHFTDTRIDGPSMARLLRKTIR; from the coding sequence ATGAAAAAGCTATGTGTCATCGGCGACCCGGTGGCTCATTCCAAGTCCCCCCTTATCCACACTGCTATGCTAAAAGAGCTGGGGCTTGATTATGTCTACCTACACCAGCAGGTGAAACGGGGGGAGACGGAGTCTTGGGTGGAGCGGGCGAGGGCCGAGGGGTATGCCGGGTTTAACGCCACCATGCCTCACAAGGAGGCGCTTGTCCCTCTCATGGACGAGCTGGACGAGGACGCCGGGATGTACGGCTCAGTAAATACGGTATGTATGAGAGATGGAAAATTATATGGACACAACACGGACGGGCGGGGCTTTTTTGCCGCTCTAGCCGACGAGGGGATATCCGTTGCCGGAAAGAATATACTGCTATTAGGGGCGGGGGGAGCGGCCAAGGCCGTGGCTCTGAAACTGGCCCAGCAGGGAGCCGGACGGGTGACAGTGTGCAACCGCACCGTCTCTAAAGCGGAGGAATTATGCAAACAAGATCCGGCGGTGCTGGCCCCCGCCGATTTCTCTGCCGGCACCCTCACGCGACTGGCAGAGGAGAGCGAGCTGCTGGTCAACTGCTCCAGCCTGGGTATGGAGGAGACGGGGGGACGGTTTGAGGACCTCTCCTTTTTGGAGGCGCTGCCCAGCCGGGCCGCGGTTTGCGATCTTATCTATTTCCCTGCGGAGACTGAGCTGCTGCGCGCCGCGCGGCGACTGGGGCACCATACGGTGAATGGGTTGGGGATGCTCCTCTGGCAGGCCATCTTCGCTTTGGAGCATTTTACCGATACTAGGATCGACGGCCCGTCGATGGCTAGGCTATTGCGGAAGACGATAAGATAA
- the php gene encoding putative hydrolase (Evidence 3 : Function proposed based on presence of conserved amino acid motif, structural feature or limited homology; PubMedId : 9548740; Product type pe : putative enzyme), producing the protein MKQAVYAHEHLTIDLSGVKDDADCRMDDRALALAELKSLSAAGAAAVVDQTGRGMGRDPLYAQALADEAGLRLVHATGYYKEPFLPPECYASSRRDMADLFVRELTIGMDGTGLRAGVIGEIGTGKGEIAPIERQIFEAASIAHTQTGAPICTHTTLGTLGLEQLAIFRDYGVDLSRVVLSHIDLSGDVDYMLRLLDTGVNIAFDTVGKNNYQPDEGRMDWLTALCARGYAPQIVLSMDLTRISNVKELGYAYLLTRFVPALLAREFRQEWLDSVLSANPRRIYAI; encoded by the coding sequence TTGAAACAAGCCGTCTACGCACACGAACACCTGACCATCGACCTCTCCGGCGTCAAGGACGACGCCGACTGCCGCATGGACGACCGCGCCCTCGCCTTGGCCGAGCTGAAGAGCCTCTCTGCCGCCGGAGCCGCCGCCGTAGTAGACCAGACAGGCCGTGGCATGGGCAGGGACCCGCTCTACGCCCAGGCGCTGGCCGACGAGGCGGGCCTGCGTCTTGTCCATGCGACAGGGTACTATAAGGAGCCTTTCCTCCCCCCCGAGTGCTACGCCTCTTCCCGCCGGGACATGGCCGACCTCTTCGTGAGGGAGCTCACCATCGGTATGGACGGTACCGGCCTTCGCGCTGGGGTCATCGGTGAAATCGGCACCGGTAAGGGAGAGATTGCCCCCATCGAGCGGCAGATATTTGAGGCCGCCTCTATCGCCCACACCCAAACCGGCGCCCCTATCTGCACACACACCACCCTGGGCACGCTTGGCCTGGAGCAGCTCGCCATCTTCCGGGACTATGGAGTGGACCTCTCCAGGGTGGTGCTGAGCCACATCGACCTCTCGGGCGACGTGGACTATATGCTCCGGCTTCTGGACACAGGGGTCAACATAGCCTTTGACACGGTAGGGAAGAACAACTATCAGCCCGACGAAGGCCGCATGGACTGGCTCACCGCCCTGTGCGCCCGGGGCTATGCGCCTCAGATCGTCCTGTCGATGGACCTGACCCGGATCTCCAACGTGAAGGAGCTGGGGTACGCCTACCTGCTGACCCGGTTCGTCCCCGCCCTCCTGGCTCGGGAGTTCCGCCAGGAGTGGCTGGACTCCGTACTGAGCGCCAATCCACGCCGCATTTACGCCATATAA
- the yhfX gene encoding putative amino acid racemase (Evidence 3 : Function proposed based on presence of conserved amino acid motif, structural feature or limited homology; Product type pe : putative enzyme), with protein MFLQKTLTANRALIDFAFTAHARGNLLPNTYLLDLDALTANAAAMLAAADEHGVSLYFMLKQLGCNPEVARRLTDLGFSGAVAVDSREALQYKRAGIPLGNIGHLVQIPDGALGELLDTRPQIVTVYSLEKARKISALAGARGMVQDLMLRVVGRDDMLYSGQAAGFPLEELPQAAEVLKALPHVRVAGVCAFPCFLYDESAGDILPTSNTDTVRAAAGILQELGCPITQLNMPSATCARAIPKVAAAGGTHAEPGHGLTGTTPWNLGHAGETPALVYLSEISHNYGGKGYCYGGGHYRRGHMARALVGTSIDSAQELGVTPPDMDSIDYHFTLERPCAVGDAVVMAFRTQIFVTRSDLALVEGLVSGTPRVTALYDALGNRKG; from the coding sequence ATGTTCCTCCAAAAGACGCTGACCGCCAACCGGGCCCTTATTGACTTCGCCTTTACCGCCCACGCCAGGGGGAATCTGCTGCCCAACACCTACCTTCTGGACCTGGACGCACTCACCGCCAATGCCGCCGCCATGCTCGCTGCGGCGGATGAGCACGGCGTGTCCCTCTACTTTATGCTCAAGCAGCTCGGCTGTAACCCAGAGGTAGCCCGGCGGCTCACGGACTTGGGTTTCTCCGGCGCGGTGGCTGTGGACAGCCGGGAAGCCCTCCAGTATAAGCGCGCCGGCATCCCTCTGGGCAACATCGGCCATTTGGTGCAGATCCCCGACGGTGCGCTGGGTGAGCTTCTGGACACGCGGCCCCAGATCGTCACGGTCTACTCCCTGGAAAAAGCCCGAAAAATCTCCGCTCTGGCAGGGGCACGGGGCATGGTTCAGGACCTCATGCTCCGCGTGGTGGGGCGCGACGATATGCTCTACTCCGGGCAGGCAGCTGGCTTCCCCCTGGAGGAGCTGCCCCAGGCCGCCGAGGTGCTAAAGGCGCTTCCCCACGTCCGGGTGGCCGGTGTGTGCGCCTTCCCCTGTTTTCTCTACGACGAGTCGGCAGGCGACATCCTGCCCACCTCCAACACCGATACGGTGCGCGCGGCAGCCGGCATCCTACAGGAGCTGGGCTGTCCTATTACGCAGCTCAATATGCCCTCGGCCACCTGCGCCCGTGCCATTCCCAAAGTCGCCGCTGCCGGCGGTACCCATGCCGAACCGGGCCACGGCCTGACCGGCACCACCCCCTGGAACTTAGGCCATGCCGGAGAGACTCCCGCCTTGGTCTACCTCTCCGAGATCTCTCACAACTATGGAGGCAAGGGCTACTGCTACGGCGGCGGCCATTATCGCCGGGGCCACATGGCCCGCGCGCTGGTAGGAACCTCGATCGACAGCGCCCAAGAGCTGGGCGTGACGCCCCCTGACATGGACAGCATCGACTACCACTTCACCCTGGAGCGCCCTTGCGCCGTGGGAGACGCGGTGGTCATGGCCTTTCGCACGCAGATTTTCGTCACCCGCAGCGACCTCGCCCTAGTGGAAGGTCTCGTTTCCGGCACGCCCAGAGTAACCGCTCTCTACGACGCGCTGGGCAATAGAAAAGGATAA
- a CDS encoding hypothetical protein (Evidence 5 : No homology to any previously reported sequences), translated as MGFYKETRSAREQADNTWNGAKFEKARMPGQISRSRRSYQPGRKAYGA; from the coding sequence GTGGGCTTTTATAAAGAAACGCGAAGCGCCCGGGAGCAGGCGGATAACACATGGAACGGAGCGAAGTTTGAGAAGGCGCGAATGCCTGGACAAATTTCGCGCAGTCGGAGGAGTTATCAGCCCGGCCGCAAGGCATACGGAGCGTGA